Proteins from a single region of uncultured Fibrobacter sp.:
- a CDS encoding MBL fold metallo-hydrolase — protein MAESRYIHNALKQVHVDTSCTSVVGFSISGLATYIQFPELDFCIDMGECPLSATSLNHVFLTHAHGDHARCLMRHHSLRKMMGVERESIYYLPECICDGARDWIRAEAMFEGVPDTKFRYPEIVPVTAGDIRFLEYRKDLAFEAFEVKHSIPAMGGTLYYYKKKLKEEFLGKSADEIIQLRKDGIEITREVYDPLVSFMGDCMGESLLENQRVFQSKVLITECTFLAPEDYAMSHKKGHTHISQIADALNRMGDQVKCEKIILAHFSMKYSEKYIREMIAKEIPEKFLDRIVAFI, from the coding sequence ATGGCAGAAAGTAGATACATTCATAACGCCCTCAAGCAGGTTCACGTAGATACTTCGTGTACGTCCGTTGTCGGTTTTTCGATTTCGGGTCTTGCGACCTATATCCAATTTCCCGAACTGGATTTCTGCATCGACATGGGTGAATGTCCTTTGTCGGCAACATCATTGAACCACGTTTTCTTGACACACGCTCACGGGGACCATGCCCGTTGCCTGATGCGTCATCACAGCCTGCGCAAAATGATGGGCGTCGAACGCGAAAGCATCTACTATCTTCCCGAATGCATTTGTGACGGGGCCCGCGACTGGATTCGCGCCGAAGCTATGTTCGAAGGAGTTCCCGATACAAAGTTCCGCTATCCTGAAATTGTTCCCGTCACGGCAGGAGACATCCGTTTCCTAGAATACCGCAAGGACCTCGCATTTGAGGCTTTTGAAGTGAAGCATTCGATCCCTGCGATGGGTGGCACGCTGTATTACTACAAGAAGAAACTCAAGGAAGAATTCCTCGGCAAGAGCGCCGACGAAATCATCCAGCTCCGAAAGGACGGCATCGAAATCACGCGCGAAGTGTACGACCCGCTAGTGAGTTTCATGGGCGACTGCATGGGCGAAAGCCTCCTTGAAAATCAGCGCGTATTCCAGTCGAAGGTGCTGATTACGGAATGCACGTTCCTTGCCCCCGAAGACTACGCCATGAGCCACAAGAAAGGGCACACGCATATTAGCCAGATTGCAGATGCGTTGAACAGGATGGGCGACCAGGTGAAATGTGAAAAGATTATCCTTGCTCATTTTTCGATGAAGTATTCTGAGAAGTATATTCGCGAAATGATTGCGAAGGAAATCCCGGAGAAATTTTTGGATAGAATTGTGGCGTTTATTTAA